DNA sequence from the Pseudomonas tritici genome:
TCGCCGATTTCATCGAGCATGGTCAACACGGCTTCGTTCGCACCGCCGTGGGCAGGGCCCCACAGTGCGGCGATACCGGCGGCGATACAGGCGAACGGGTTCGCACCCGAAGAACCTGCCAGACGCACGGTAGAAGTCGAGGCGTTCTGTTCGTGGTCGGCGTGGAGGATGAAGATCCGGTCCATGGCCTTGGCAAGCACAGGGCTGATCGGTTTGATCTCGCACGGCGTGTTGAACATCATGTGCAGGAAGTTTTCCGCGTACGTCAGGTCGTTGCGCGGGTACATCATGGGTTGGCCCATGGAGTACTTGTAAACCATTGCGGCCAGGGTCGGCATCTTGGCAACCAGGCGGATCGCGGAGATTTCGCGATGCTGCGGGTTATTGATGTCGAGGGAGTCATGATAGAAGGCCGACAGGGCGCCGACCACGCCGCACATGACGGCCATCGGATGGGCGTCGCGACGGAAGCCGTTGAAGAAGGTCTTCAACTGCTCGTGAACCATGGTGTGGTTCTTCACGGTGCTGACGAACTGGGCTTTTTGCTCGGCTGTTGGCAATTCGCCATTTAGCAGCAGGTAGCAGGTTTCCAGGTAGTCCGACTTCTCAGCCAGTTGTTCGATCGGGTAGCCGCGGTGAAGCAGAATGCCATTATCGCCGTCGATATAGGTGATCTTCGACTCGCAAGAGGCGGTCGACATGAAGCCTGGGTCGAAAGTGAAACGGCCCGTGGCCGTCAGGCCCCGTACGTCGATAACATCGGGACCAACGGTGCCGGTTAAAATGGGCAGCTCGACGGGGGCTGCGCCCTCGATGATCAACTGCGCTTTTTTGTCAGCCATGTGGCCTCCTATTTATGCTTCAAATCATCAGACAGACCCCCCACGCAGGGCCCGCACCACTATAGTGAGATAAATTCAGATGTCAATTTGCCTAAAGTCTTGCCCCAGAAGGCTTTAACCGTACTTTTTCCTCGAAATTACCTGCCGTTTACGCCTTTTATCCCGCCAGCGCAATCCGCTATTAGGGTGAGGTGAGCGCGTTGTCATTAGTAACCTAACTGTCTATACTCGGCCACCGACCGCCAAGGGCTTTTGGGCTTGCTTTCATTGGGGGTCGCACTCCCTGGGTGGTGCTTACCTGACCAGTGCACTCCCCGACAACTTTGCCCTGATTGTTAGGGGCTCTTAAGTGTGAAAAAAAGCCGTGAATAGCCAACGACCTGTAAACCTAGACCTAAGGACCATCAAACTCCCCATCACCGGCGTTACGTCGTTCCTGCACCGTGTTTCCGGCATCATCCTGTTCCTGGGCTTGGGCATCATGCTTTATGCATTGAGCAAATCCCTGGGTTCCGAGGAAGGTTACGCCGAGGTGAAGGCATGCTTGACCAGCCCGCTGGCCAAGTTCGTAGCATGGGGCCTCCTGTCCGCTCTGCTGTATCACCTGGTAGCCGGTGTGCGCCACTTGATCATGGACATGGGCATCGGTGAGACGCTGGAAGGCGGCCGCCTGGGCTCGAAAATCATCATCGCCATCTCCGTGGTGCTGATCGTTCTGGCAGGAGTTTGGATATGGTAACCAGCGTTACGAACCTATCGCGTTCGGGCCTCTATGACTGGATGGCACAACGTGTGTCTGCGGTTGTTCTCGCGGCTTATTTCATTTTCCTGATCGGATACCTCGTCGCAAATCCGGGCATCGGCTATGAGCAATGGCACGGCCTGTTTTCCCACAATGCGATGCGAATCTTCAGTCTGCTGGCCCTTGTTGCCCTGGGTGCTCACGCCTGGGTTGGCATGTGGACCATCGCGACCGACTACCTGACGCCAATGGCGCTGGGCAAGTCCGCGACCGCAGTACGTTTCCTCTTCCAGGCAGTATGCGGCATCGCGATGTTCGCTTACTTCGTCTGGGGTGTGCAGATTCTTTGGGGTATCTGATTCATGGCTAACATTCCAACTATTTCATTCGACGCCATCATTATTGGTGGCGGCGGTGCTGGCATGCGCGCTGCGCTGCAGCTGGCACAGGGCGGTCACAAGACTGCCGTGATCACCAAGGTGTTCCCGACCCGTTCCCACACCGTATCGGCCCAGGGTGGCATTACCTGCGCCATCGCCTCCGCCGACCCGAACGATGACTGGCGCTGGCACATGTACGATACCGTCAAGGGTTCCGACTATATCGGCGACCAGGACGCTATCGAATACATGTGTCAGGAAGGCCCGGCCGCGGTGTTCGAGCTGGACCACATGGGTCTGCCGTTCTCCCGTACCGAACAAGGCCGTATCTACCAGCGTCCATTCGGCGGCCAGTCGAAGGATTACGGTAAAGGCGGGCAGGCTGCCCGTACCTGCGCCGCGTCCGACCGTACCGGTCACGCGCTGCTGCACACGCTTTATCAGGGCAACCTGAAAGCCGGCACCACGTTCCTGAACGAATACTACGCGGTTGACCTGGTGAAGAACGCCGACGGCGCATTCGTCGGTGTGATCGCCATCTGCATTGAAACCGGTGAAACCACCTATATCCGCGCCAAGGCTACTGTTCTGGCGACGGGCGGTGCAGGCCGTATCTACGCGTCGACCACCAATGCCCTGATCAACACCGGTGACGGCGTTGGCATGGCACTGCGTGCCGGCGTGCCAGTGCAAGACATCGAAATGTGGCAGTTCCACCCGACCGGCATCGCCGGCGCCGGTGTACTGGTTACAGAAGGTTGCCGTGGTGAAGGTGGTTACCTGATCAACAAGCACGGCGAGCGTTTCATGGAGCGTTATGCGCCGAACGCGAAAGACCTTGCTGGCCGTGACGTTGTAGCCCGTTCGATGGTTAAGGAAATCATTGCCGGCAACGGCTGTGGCCCGAACGGCGACCACGTACTGCTCAAGCTCGATCACCTGGGCGAAGAAGTGCTGCACAGCCGCCTGCCAGGCATCTGCGAGCTGTCCAAGACCTTCGCACACGTTGACCCGGTAGTTGCACCGGTTCCGGTTGTTCCAACCTGCCACTATATGATGGGCGGCGTGCCGACCAACATTCATGGCCAGGCGATCACCCAGAACGCTGAAGGTGTGGACGAGATCATTCATGGTCTGTTCGCCGTAGGCGAAGTGGCGTGCGTATCGGTACACGGTGCCAACCGTCTGGGCGGCAACTCGCTGCTCGACTTGGTGGTATTCGGTCGTGCTGCCGGCCTGCACCTCGAAAAAGCGCTGACCGACGGCATCGAATACGATGACGCGACCGACGCCAACATCGAAGCGGCCCTGGCCCGTCTGAATGCGCTGAACTCGCGCACTGATGGCGAAGACGTAGCTACCCTGCGTCGCGAGCTGCAAAGCTGCATGCAGAACTACTTCGGTGTATTCCGTACCGGCGAATACATGCAGAAGGGTATTGCCCAGCTGGCCGATCTGCGCGTGCGCATCGCCAACGTCAAGATCAACGATAAGAGCCAGGCGTTCAACACCGCTCGTATCGAAGCCCTTGAACTGCAAAACCTGCTGGAAGTGGCTGAAGCGACTGCGATCGCCGCCGAGGTTCGTAAAGAATCCCGTGGTGCTCACGCGCGTGAAGACTTTGAAGATCGCGATGACGAAAACTGGTTGTGCCACACCCTGTACTTCCCGGGTGACAAGCGCGTAACCAAGCGTGCCGTGAACTTCTCGCCGAAGACGGTACCGACGTTTGAACCGAAGATTCGGACTTACTAAGGGTGGCTGCCATGTTGAAAGTCAGTGTTTATCGCTACAACCCTGATCAGGACGCTGCGCCGTTCATGCAGGAGTTCCAGGTTGATACCGGTGGTAAAGACCTGATGGTGCTGGATGTATTGGCGCTGATCAAAGAGCAGGACGAAGGTTTCTCGTATCGTCGCTCTTGCCGTGAAGGTGTGTGCGGTTCCGACGGCATGAACATCAACGGCAAAAACGGCCTGGCGTGCATCACGCCGCTGTCTGCCGTGGTTAAAGGCAACAAGTTGATCGTTCGTCCGCTGCCAGGTTTGCCGGTTATCCGTGACCTGGTCGTGGATATGAGCATCTTCTACAAGCAATACGAGAAAGTTAAGCCGTTCCTGCAGAACGACACGCCGGCCCCGGCCATCGAGCGTCTGCAGTCCCCGGAAGAGCGTGAGAAGCTCGACGGTCTGTACGAGTGCATCCTGTGCGCTTGCTGCTCGACGTCGTGCCCGTCCTTCTGGTGGAACCCGGACAAGTTCCTGGGTCCAGCTGCCCTGCTGCAAGCGTACCGCTTCCTGGCAGACAGCCGTGACACCAAGACGTCCGAGCGTCTGGCTTCGCTGGATGACCCGTTCAGCGTATTCCGCTGCCGCGGGATCATGAACTGCGTCAACGTATGTCCCAAAGGCCTGAACCCGACTAAGGCCATTGGTCACATCCGTAACATGCTGCTGCAGAGCGGCGTGTAAGCGACGTGTAGTAAAAGCAGGACCGTTGTGCCCGTAAATGCTACGGCGCAGGCTTCAACCGGCGCCGTAGTTTTAACTTGAGCAGCGACTTACAAAGCCGCGGCTCTTATTTTGAAGAAATGAGACAAGCAGGGGCATTCGGGTTGGTACCCGAACTATCAGCGTGATCCTAAGTGGCTTGTTTTGGTCGCTGCACTTGGCCTTTTGCAAGCAAACTCGGTGTTTTCGCCGGTGGTGTCCCCAAATCGAGGGTGACCAAGCATGCAAGAAAGCGTGATGCAGCGCATGTGGAACAGCGGCTATCTTTCAGGTGGTAACGCTGCCTATGTGGAAGAGCTTTATGAGCTCTACCTGCACGACCCTAACGCTGTGCCAGAAGAATGGCGCACCAAATTTCAGACGTTGTCTTCAGACGGCAACGCTGCCACCGATGTATCGCACGCCACGATTCGCGATCAGTTTGTGCTGCTGGCAAAGAACCAGCGCCGCGCCCAACCGGTTTCCGCCGGCAGCGTGAGCAGTGAGCACGAGAAGAAGCAAGTTGAGGTATTGCGACTGATCCAGGCCTACCGGATGCGTGGCCACCAGGCGGCCCAGCTTGACCCGCTGGGGCTCTGGCAGCGTCCTGCACCTGCTGACCTGTCGATCAATCATTACGGCTTGACCAATGCCGATCTTGATACGACCTTCCGTGCCGGCGACCTGTTCATCGGCAAAGAGGAGGCGAGCCTACGCGAAATTCACGAAGCGTTGCAGCAGACATATTGCCGCACCATTGGCGCTGAGTTCACGCACATCACCGATTCCGAGCAACGCCACTGGTTCCAGCACCGTCTGGAAGGTGTGCGTGGTCGTCCGGTGCTGTCTGAAGATGTGCGTAGCCATCTGCTCGAGCGCGTAACCGCTGCCGAAGGCCTGGAAAAGTACCTGGGTACCAAGTACCCGGGCACCAAGCGTTTCGGTCTGGAAGGCGGCGAAAGCCTGATCCCGATGCTCGACGAGTTGATCCAGCGTTCCGGTTCCTACGGCACCAAGGAAATCGTGATCGGCATGGCTCACCGTGGTCGCTTGAACGTGTTGGTCAACACCTTCGGCAAGAACCCGCGTGAGCTGTTCGACGAGTTCGAAGGCAAGAAGAAGGTTGAGCTGGGTTCCGGTGACGTTAAATACCACCAGGGCTTCTCGTCCAACGTGATGACCACTGGCGGTGAAGTTCACCTGGCCATGGCCTTCAACCCATCCCACCTGGAAATTGTTTCTCCAGTGGTCGAGGGTTCGGTCCGTGCTCGCCAGGATCGTCGTAATGACACCACCGGTGAAAAGGTTCTGCCGATTTCCATCCACGGTGACGCGGCTTTCGCCGGTCAAGGCGTGGTCCTGGAAACGTTCCAGATGTCGCAGACCCGCGGCTTCAAGACCGGCGGTACCGTTCACATCGTCATCAACAACCAGGTTGGCTTCACCATCAGCAACCCGCTGGACGCGCGCTCTACCGAGTACGCGACCGACGTTGCCAAGATGATCCAGGCGCCGATCCTCCATGTGAATGGCGATGATCCGGAAGCTGTGCTGTTTGTGACCCAGTTGGCCATTGATTACCGCATGCAGTTCAAGCGTGACGTGGTGATCGACCTGGTTTGCTACCGCCGTCGCGGTCACAACGAAGCGGACGAGCCAAGCGGTACTCAGCCGTTGATGTATCAGCAGATCACCAAGCAGCGCACTACCCGTGAGCTGTACGCCGAAAGCCTGACCAAGGCCGGCGTGGTTGACGATGCGCGTGTTCAGGCGAAAGTCGATGAATACCGCAACGCGCTGGACAATGGTTTGCATGTTGTAAAAAGCCTGGTTAAAGAGCCGAACAAAGAGTTGTTCGTTGACTGGCGTCCGTACCTGGGCCACGCCTGGACTGCGCGTCACGATACGTCGTTCGATCTGAAGACCTTGCAGGAATTGTCCGCCAAGCTGCTGGAAATCCCGGAAGGTTTCGTGGTTCAGCGCCAGGTTGCGAAGATCTACGAAGACCGTCAGAAGATGCAAGCCGGCGGCCTGCCGATCAACTGGGGTTACGCCGAAACCATGGCGTACGCGACCCTGGCGTTCGAAGGTCACCCGATTCGCATGACCGGCCAGGACATCGGCCGTGGTACGTTCTCGCACCGTCATGCTGTATTGCACAACCAGAAAGACGCGGGCACCTACATCCCGTTGCAGAACCTGTACGCAGGCCAGCCACGTTTCGACCTGTACGATTCGTTCCTGTCCGAAGAAGCCGTACTGGCGTTCGAATACGGTTACTCGACCACCACGCCTCAGGCGCTGGTGATCTGGGAAGCCCAGTTCGGCGACTTCGCCAACGGTGCCCAGGTGGTTATCGACCAGTTCATCACCAGCGGCGAGCACAAGTGGGGCCGTCTGTGCGGTCTGACCATGCTGCTGCCACACGGTTATGAAGGTCAGGGTCCGGAGCACTCCTCGGCCCGTCTGGAGCGTTACCTGCAGCTGTGCGCCGAGCACAACATCCAGGTGTGCGTGCCGACTACCCCGGCCCAGATCTACCACTTGCTGCGTCGCCAGGTGATCCGCCCGCTGCGCAAGCCGCTGGTGGTACTGACACCGAAGTCGCTACTGCGTCATAAATTGGCCATCTCGACCCTGGAAGATCTGGCGGATGGTTCGTTCCAGACCGTTATTCCAGAGATCGATACGCTGGACGCGGCGAAAGTGACTCGCCTGGTCCTGTGCAGCGGCAAAGTCTACTACGACCTGCTGGAAAAACGCCGTGCCGAAGGCCGCGAAGACATCGCCATCGTGCGTATCGAGCAGCTTTACCCGTTCCCGGAAGACGACCTGATGGAGGCCATTGCGCCTTACACCAACCTCACTCACGTGGTGTGGTGCCAGGAAGAACCGATGAACCAGGGCGCTTGGTACAGCAGCCAGCATCATTTGCGTCGCAGCATCGGTAACCATAAGCAGGCCCTGGGCCTGGAATATGCCGGTCGTGACGCTTCTGCTGCACCTGCGTGTGGTTATGCGTCGATGCACGCCGAGCAGCAGGAAAAACTGCTGCAAGATGCTTTCACTGTTTAACGCCTTCGCGCTGACTGAAACCGAATTTTAAGGACCCACAGATAATGGCTATCGAAATCAAAGCCCCGTCATTCCCGGAATCGGTTGCCGATGGCACCGTTGCCACCTGGCACAAGAAACCAGGCGACGCTGTAAAGCGTGACGACCTGATCGTCGACATCGAGACCGACAAAGTCGTTCTGGAAGTGTTGGCCGAAGCTGACGGCGTACTGGGCGCAATCGTTGCCGAAGAAGGCGCTACCGTTCTGTCGAACCAGGTGCTGGGCTCGATCGAAGAGGGCAGCGCTGCTGCCGCTGCTCCTGCCGCCGCTGCACCGGCTGCTGCTTCGGCTCCCGCTGCTGCTCCGGCCGCAGGCGGCGAAGATCCAATCGCTGCACCGGCTGCCCGTCAGTTGGCTGAAGAAAACGGCATCAACCTGGCGTCCATCAAAGGCACCGGCAAAGACGGCCGTGTGACCAAGGAAGACGTGGTGGCTGCAGTTGAAGCCAAGAAAAACGCCCCAGCTGCCGCACCTGCCAAGGCAGCTGCCCCGGCTGCCGCTGCGCCTGTGTTCGCCGCTGGCGACCGCACCGAGAAGCGCGTACCGATGACCCGCGTACGTGCCACCGTGGCCAAGCGTCTGGTTGAAGCACAGTCGAACATGGCGATGCTGACTACCTTCAACGAAGTCGACATGACCGAAGTCATGGCCCTGCGTTCGAAGTACAAGGATCTGTTCGAGAAGTCCCACAATGGCGTGCGCCTGGGCTTCATGTCGTTCTTCGTGAAAGCGGCTACTGAAGCGCTGAAACGCTACCCGGCAGTCAACGCTTCGATCGACGGTACCGACATCGTTTACCACGGCTATGCAGACATCGGCGTTGCCGTGTCCAGCGACCGTGGCCTGGTGGTTCCAGTCCTGCGTAACGCCGAGCTGATGAGCCTGGCTGAAATCGAAGGCGGCATCGCCGGCTTCGGCAAGAAAGCCCGTGACGGCAAGCTGACCATCGACGAGATGACCGGCGGTACGTTCACCATCACTAACGGTGGTACCTTCGGTTCGATGATGTCGACGCCGATCGTCAACCCGCCACAAGCTGCGATCCTGGGCATGCACAATATCATCCAGCGTCCTATGGCCATCAACGGCCAAGTCGTGATCCGCCCGATGATGTACCTGGCACTGTCTTACGATCACCGCCTGATCGATGGTAAAGAAGCCGTGACTTTCCTGGTGACCATCAAGAACCTGCTGGAAGACCCAGCTCGTCTGCTGCTGGATATCTGATTGAAGCAGCTTCAAGTTGCGAGCTACAAGCTGTAGGAAAAAGCAGCTTGGCTTGCAGCTTGGGGCTAGAAGCTTGTCGCAAATAGAGGATCTATTTTCATGACACAGAAATTTGACGTCGTAGTGATTGGTGCAGGTCCTGGCGGCTATGTTGCCGCCATCAAGGCCGCACAACTGGGCCTCTCGACTGCTTGCATCGAAAAATACACCGACAAGGAAGGCAAACTGGCGCTGGGCGGTACTTGCCTGAACGTTGGTTGCATTCCTTCCAAGGCGCTGCTGGACAGCTCCTGGAAATTCCATGAAGCCCAAGACGGTTTCGCGATCCACGGCATTAACCACGCTGGCGTGACCATGGACGTGCCAGCAATGGTCGGCCGTAAAGCCAACATCGTTAAAGGCCTGACCTCCGGCGTTGCCACCTTGTTCAAGGCCAACGGCGTGACTTCCCTGCAAGGCCACGGCAAGCTGCTGGCCGGCAAGAAAGTTGAAATCACCAAGCCAGACGGCTCGGTTGAAGTCATCGAAGCCGAGAACGTAATCCTGGCCCCAGGTTCGCGTCCAATCGACATCCCGCCTGCTCCAGTTGACCAGAACGTGATCGTTGATTCGACCGGCGCCCTGGAGTTCCAATCGGTTCCTAAGCGTCTGGGCGTGATCGGCGCTGGCGTGATCGGCCTGGAACTGGGTTCGGTATGGTCCCGTTTGGGTTCCGAAGTCACCGTGCTGGAAGCCCTGGACACGTTCCTGCTGGCTGCCGACACCGCGGTGTCCAAAGAAGCCCTGAAAACCCTGACCAAGCAAGGTCTGGACATCAAACTGGGCGCCCGTGTTACCGGTTCCAAGGTCAACGGCGAAGAAGTCGTTGTGACCTACACCGATAAAGAAGGCGAGCAGACCATCACATTCGACAAGCTGATCGTAGCCGTCGGTCGCCGTCCAGTGACCACCGACCTGCTGGCAGCTGACAGCGGCGTGAACATCGACGAGCGTGGCTTCATCCACGTTGACGATCACTGCGCTACCACCGTGCCTGGCGTGTACGCCATCGGCGACGTGGTTCGCGGCATGATGCTCGCGCACAAGGCTTCCGAAGAAGGCATTATGGTTGTCGAGCGCATCAAGGGTCACAAGACCCAGATGAACTACGACCTGATCCCATCGGTTATCTACACCCACCCGGAAATTGCATGGGTCGGCAAGAACGAACAGCAGTTGAAAGCTGAAGGCGTTGAAGTTAACGTCGGCACCTTCCCGTTTGCTGCTTCTGGCCGTGCCATGGCAGCCAACGACACCGGTGGTTTTGTCAAAGTCATCGCTGATGCCAAGACTGACCGCGTATTGGGCGTCCACGTGATTGGCCCAAGCGCTGCAGAACTGGTTCAGCAAGGCGCGATCGGTATGGAATTCGGCACCAGTGCCGAGGACCTGGGCATGATGGTCTTCTCCCATCCGACCCTGTCCGAAGCGTTGCACGAAGCAGCGTTGGCAGTGAATGGCGGCGCCATCCACATCGCCAACAAGAAGAAGCGCTAAGCGAGATAATAAGAAACCACGGCGGAGTTGCCCGTCGTGAGCCTTGCGCGCAAGACTCACCGCGGAATATCCGCTGGACGCAGTCTTGCGCAGCTTTACGGGCCTTGAGCCCCGCAAGTTGCGCAAGCAGCAGTCACAGGTGGCGCGGCACTCATAATGAGCGCAGCGCCGAATGCGCAGTACCTAACGAAGACGGTAAAAAGCATGAATCTTCACGAGTATCAGGGTAAGCAGCTGTTCGCTGAATACGGCCTGCCAGTATCCAAGGGCTACGCAGTAGACACCCCGGAAGCAGCAGCAGAAGCTTGCGACAAAATCGGCGGCACCGAGTGGGTTGTCAAAGCCCAGGTCCACGCTGGTGGTCGCGGTAAAGCGGGCGGCGTTAAGCTGGTTCGCAGCAAAGAAGACGCCAAGGCCTTCGCACAGCAGTGGCTGGGCAAGCGTCTGGTGACTTACCAGACTGATGCCAATGGCCAGCCAGTCACCAAGATCCTGGTTGAATCGTGCACTGATATCGCTAAAGAGCTGTACCTGGGCGCTGTCGTTGACCGTTCGAGCCGTCGCATCGTGTTCATGGCTTCCACCGAAGGTGGCGTGGACATCGAGAAAATCGCTCACGAGACCCCAGAAAAAATTCTGAAAGCCACTATCGATCCACTGGTTGGCGCTCAGCCATTCCAGGGTCGCGAGTTGGCATTCCAGCTGGGCCTGGAAGGGAAGCAAGTTGCCCAGTTCGCCAAGATCTTCGTGGGTCTGGCCAAACTGTTCCAGGATCACGATCTGGCCCTGCTGGAAGTGAACCCGCTGGTGATCAAGGCTGACGGCGATCTGCACTGCCTGGACGCCAAGATCAACATCGACGCCAACGCCATGTACCGTCAGCCTAAGCTGAAGACTTTCCACGATCCGTCGCAAGACGATCCGCGCGAAGCGCACGCTGCCAAGTTCGAACTGAACTACGTAGCCCTGGAAGGTAACATCGGTTGCATGGTCAACGGTGCTGGCCTGGCCATGGGTACCATGGACATCGTCAACCTGCATGGCGGCAAACCAGCCAACTTCCTCGACGTGGGCGGTGGTGCTACCAAAGAACGCGTGACCGAAGCCTTCAAGATCATCCTGTCCGACGCCAACGTCGCTGCAGTACTGGTCAACATCTTCGGCGGCATCGTTCGTTGCGACATGATTGCCGAAGGCATCATCGGTGCAGTGAAAGAAGTCGGCGTTAAAATCCCGGTTGTTGTTCGCCTTGAAGGTAACAACGCTGAACTGGGCGCTAAAGTACTGGCAGAAAGCGGTTTGAACATCATCGCGGCTACCAGCCTGACCGACGCTGCTCAACAAGTTGTCAAAGCTGCGGAGGGCAAATAATGAGCGTCCTGATCAATAAAGACACCAAAGTTATCTGCCAGGGTATTACCGGTTCGCAAGGTAGTTTCCACACCCAGCAAGCCATTGAATACGGCACCAAGATGGTGGGTGGCGTTACTCCTGGTAAAGGCGGTACCGAGCACCTGGGTCTGCCAGTGTTCAACACCGTGAAAGAAGCCGTAGAAACCACTGGCGCTACCGCCAGCGTGATCTACGTTCCAGCTCCTTTCTGCAAGGACTCCATCCTGGAAGCAGCCTTCGGCGGCATCAAGCTGATCGTCTGCATCACCGAAGGCATTCCTACCCTGGACATGCTGGACGCTAAAGTTAAGTGCGACGAGCTGGGTGTTACCCTGATCGGCCCTAACTGCCCAGGCGTGATCACCCCAGGCGAATGCAAGATCGGCATCATGCCAGGTCACATTCACTTGCCAGGCAAAGTCGGTATCGTTTCCCGTTCCGGCACCCTGACCTACGAAGCTGTTAAGCAGACCACTGACGCCGGTTTCGGTCAGTCGACTTGCGTCGGCATCGGCGGTGACCCGATCCCAGGCTCCAACTTCATCGACATCCTGAAGCTGTTCCAGGAAGACCCGAAGACCGAAGCGATCGTCATGATCGGTGAGATCGGCGGTTCGGCTGAAGAAGAAGCGGCTGCCTACATCAAGGCACACGTGACTAAGCCGGTTGTTTCCTACATCGCTGGTGTGACTGCCCCTGCTGGCAAGCGCATGGGCCATGCTGGCGCAATCATCTCTGGCGGCAAGGGCACTGCAGACGAGAAGTTTGCTGCCCTGGAAGACGCAGGCGTTAAAACCGTGCGTTCGCTGGCAGACATCGGCAAGGCTTTGTCCGAGCTGACCGGTTGGGCTGTCAAGTAAGCCTCGCGCTTAACTGACGCTTCACCCACACAAAGGCCACCTTCGGGTGGCCTTTGTGCGTTCTGGGACAGCTGAATTCGCGACTGGCGCAGATCAAAATGTGGGAGCGGGCTTGCTCGCGAAAGCGGTGTATCAGCTAGCCAGTCAGGTGCTGAAACACCGCTTTCGCGAGCAAGCCCGCTCCCACATTCGATTGTATTCCAACATTTAGATATATGAATGCGACATAGAAATGTCGCTTATCGGACAGTACGCCCCGCAACAGTGCGTTTGTCAGCCCAATTCTGTACCCTAGCCGCCTCTTTATGCGCCCGCATCCCAAAAGGAAGCCGCGCGCTAGACCGGTCGGCTCCCATAAGGGCCGGCAGTATTTCCCTCATCCATAGGGAATCCCTCTCTAAATTCCGATTCAGTAGTGTGGTATTTCCTCAAATGAAAGTGTTGAAAAGCCAGGACATCCTGGCGCTGGGTTTTATGACCTTTGCCCTGTTCGTGGGCGCCGGCAACATCATCTTCCCGCCTATCGTTGGTTTGCAGTCCGGGCCTCACGTCTGGATGGCAGCGCTGGGCTTTCTGATTACCGCAGTGGGTTTGCCGGTGGTCACCGTGATCGCGCTGGCCAAGGTTGGCGGCGGTATGGACGCGTTGAGCAGCCCGATCGGCAAGATCGCCGGTGGCCTGCTGGCGGCGGCGGCGTATCTGGCGGTAGGGCCGCTGTTCGCCACCCCGCGTACCGCGACCGTATCTTTCGAAGTGGGCCTGGCGCCGCTGACCGGCGAAAGCCCGTTGGCGCTGTTCCTCTACAGTTCGGTGTATTTCCTGGTGGTGTTCTTTGTCTCCCTGTACCCAGGCCGACTGCTGGACACCGTGGGTCGCTTTCTGGCGCCGCTGAAGATCATTGCGTTGGCCATCCTTGGCATCGCAGCGTTTGCCTTGCCGGCGGGAGACTTGGGGGTTGCCACGC
Encoded proteins:
- the odhB gene encoding 2-oxoglutarate dehydrogenase complex dihydrolipoyllysine-residue succinyltransferase codes for the protein MAIEIKAPSFPESVADGTVATWHKKPGDAVKRDDLIVDIETDKVVLEVLAEADGVLGAIVAEEGATVLSNQVLGSIEEGSAAAAAPAAAAPAAASAPAAAPAAGGEDPIAAPAARQLAEENGINLASIKGTGKDGRVTKEDVVAAVEAKKNAPAAAPAKAAAPAAAAPVFAAGDRTEKRVPMTRVRATVAKRLVEAQSNMAMLTTFNEVDMTEVMALRSKYKDLFEKSHNGVRLGFMSFFVKAATEALKRYPAVNASIDGTDIVYHGYADIGVAVSSDRGLVVPVLRNAELMSLAEIEGGIAGFGKKARDGKLTIDEMTGGTFTITNGGTFGSMMSTPIVNPPQAAILGMHNIIQRPMAINGQVVIRPMMYLALSYDHRLIDGKEAVTFLVTIKNLLEDPARLLLDI
- a CDS encoding 2-oxoglutarate dehydrogenase E1 component, with amino-acid sequence MQESVMQRMWNSGYLSGGNAAYVEELYELYLHDPNAVPEEWRTKFQTLSSDGNAATDVSHATIRDQFVLLAKNQRRAQPVSAGSVSSEHEKKQVEVLRLIQAYRMRGHQAAQLDPLGLWQRPAPADLSINHYGLTNADLDTTFRAGDLFIGKEEASLREIHEALQQTYCRTIGAEFTHITDSEQRHWFQHRLEGVRGRPVLSEDVRSHLLERVTAAEGLEKYLGTKYPGTKRFGLEGGESLIPMLDELIQRSGSYGTKEIVIGMAHRGRLNVLVNTFGKNPRELFDEFEGKKKVELGSGDVKYHQGFSSNVMTTGGEVHLAMAFNPSHLEIVSPVVEGSVRARQDRRNDTTGEKVLPISIHGDAAFAGQGVVLETFQMSQTRGFKTGGTVHIVINNQVGFTISNPLDARSTEYATDVAKMIQAPILHVNGDDPEAVLFVTQLAIDYRMQFKRDVVIDLVCYRRRGHNEADEPSGTQPLMYQQITKQRTTRELYAESLTKAGVVDDARVQAKVDEYRNALDNGLHVVKSLVKEPNKELFVDWRPYLGHAWTARHDTSFDLKTLQELSAKLLEIPEGFVVQRQVAKIYEDRQKMQAGGLPINWGYAETMAYATLAFEGHPIRMTGQDIGRGTFSHRHAVLHNQKDAGTYIPLQNLYAGQPRFDLYDSFLSEEAVLAFEYGYSTTTPQALVIWEAQFGDFANGAQVVIDQFITSGEHKWGRLCGLTMLLPHGYEGQGPEHSSARLERYLQLCAEHNIQVCVPTTPAQIYHLLRRQVIRPLRKPLVVLTPKSLLRHKLAISTLEDLADGSFQTVIPEIDTLDAAKVTRLVLCSGKVYYDLLEKRRAEGREDIAIVRIEQLYPFPEDDLMEAIAPYTNLTHVVWCQEEPMNQGAWYSSQHHLRRSIGNHKQALGLEYAGRDASAAPACGYASMHAEQQEKLLQDAFTV
- the sucC gene encoding ADP-forming succinate--CoA ligase subunit beta; the encoded protein is MNLHEYQGKQLFAEYGLPVSKGYAVDTPEAAAEACDKIGGTEWVVKAQVHAGGRGKAGGVKLVRSKEDAKAFAQQWLGKRLVTYQTDANGQPVTKILVESCTDIAKELYLGAVVDRSSRRIVFMASTEGGVDIEKIAHETPEKILKATIDPLVGAQPFQGRELAFQLGLEGKQVAQFAKIFVGLAKLFQDHDLALLEVNPLVIKADGDLHCLDAKINIDANAMYRQPKLKTFHDPSQDDPREAHAAKFELNYVALEGNIGCMVNGAGLAMGTMDIVNLHGGKPANFLDVGGGATKERVTEAFKIILSDANVAAVLVNIFGGIVRCDMIAEGIIGAVKEVGVKIPVVVRLEGNNAELGAKVLAESGLNIIAATSLTDAAQQVVKAAEGK
- the lpdA gene encoding dihydrolipoyl dehydrogenase → MTQKFDVVVIGAGPGGYVAAIKAAQLGLSTACIEKYTDKEGKLALGGTCLNVGCIPSKALLDSSWKFHEAQDGFAIHGINHAGVTMDVPAMVGRKANIVKGLTSGVATLFKANGVTSLQGHGKLLAGKKVEITKPDGSVEVIEAENVILAPGSRPIDIPPAPVDQNVIVDSTGALEFQSVPKRLGVIGAGVIGLELGSVWSRLGSEVTVLEALDTFLLAADTAVSKEALKTLTKQGLDIKLGARVTGSKVNGEEVVVTYTDKEGEQTITFDKLIVAVGRRPVTTDLLAADSGVNIDERGFIHVDDHCATTVPGVYAIGDVVRGMMLAHKASEEGIMVVERIKGHKTQMNYDLIPSVIYTHPEIAWVGKNEQQLKAEGVEVNVGTFPFAASGRAMAANDTGGFVKVIADAKTDRVLGVHVIGPSAAELVQQGAIGMEFGTSAEDLGMMVFSHPTLSEALHEAALAVNGGAIHIANKKKR